From a single Xanthobacter dioxanivorans genomic region:
- a CDS encoding DotI/IcmL family type IV secretion protein — MSARETLSGNKSKERISEELYVRETLKKYLWSMMSVLGAGLFFSIILNLLLGYAIIWRFPVKQFLWTSDANAVCAATPLDEPSVSQARLKDLAATAAVQINTFDYANWRVLINAALDKFFTPHGRDEYRSVLSSTGIVQKVVDQYQVVSAVTMAPPNIAAEGKKGGRYFWEVEVPTTIYYQTNADSKRENRLLTFTIVRVEPSPINPNGVAIDAVTSTQLLTGQMNQLNVPRINR, encoded by the coding sequence ATGAGCGCCAGAGAGACCTTGTCCGGAAACAAGTCGAAGGAGCGGATCTCGGAGGAACTCTACGTCCGCGAGACCCTCAAAAAGTACCTGTGGTCGATGATGAGCGTGCTCGGTGCGGGGCTGTTCTTCAGCATCATCCTCAACCTCCTGCTGGGCTACGCGATCATCTGGCGTTTCCCCGTCAAGCAGTTCCTGTGGACTTCCGACGCGAACGCGGTGTGCGCCGCCACGCCGCTGGACGAGCCCAGCGTGAGCCAGGCCCGGCTCAAGGATCTCGCGGCAACCGCGGCGGTGCAGATCAACACGTTCGACTATGCCAACTGGCGGGTTCTCATCAATGCAGCGCTCGACAAGTTCTTCACACCCCATGGGCGTGACGAATATCGGTCGGTGCTCTCGAGCACCGGCATCGTCCAGAAGGTCGTAGACCAGTATCAGGTGGTGTCAGCCGTAACCATGGCGCCCCCGAATATTGCCGCGGAGGGCAAGAAGGGCGGTCGGTACTTCTGGGAGGTCGAAGTCCCCACGACGATCTACTACCAGACCAACGCGGACTCGAAGCGGGAGAACCGGCTCCTGACGTTCACCATCGTCCGCGTCGAGCCTTCCCCCATCAACCCGAACGGCGTCGCCATCGACGCCGTCACCTCCACCCAGCTGCTCACAGGGCAGATGAACCAGTTGAACGTGCCGAGGATCAACCGATGA
- a CDS encoding thioredoxin domain-containing protein: MSQADPHAVEPVALPLSPGAGKGEFVIKVKLSWLTSVLPSVVAVGLAIYAFGPWEKGSEAHNRNYERPAPSFQPAYGGAPGAYVPPAYGTPGSYAAEPRLAPPPAAPPALVRAPEAPQAPSAANALVATNDPNARLLTDAEVSGRVLELIAKLPSVQDFDGQAVPPAKAIQVFFDPRCPYCHKAYDALAGKLPVNWIPVAALGDVADGNARARSILQAPDRRLALKKSFGGDALPAAGPSPELDAQLGGSFEAFAQITQMLKSAGSPQLGVPTFLVPRPDGQVTIYVGYDPDILAKLTRIYRG; this comes from the coding sequence ATGTCGCAAGCTGATCCGCACGCCGTCGAGCCCGTCGCTCTCCCTCTGTCTCCGGGGGCGGGCAAGGGTGAATTCGTCATCAAGGTCAAGCTGAGCTGGCTGACTTCCGTCCTGCCGTCCGTGGTCGCGGTGGGGTTGGCGATCTACGCGTTCGGTCCGTGGGAGAAGGGCTCGGAAGCGCACAACCGCAATTACGAGCGCCCGGCGCCGTCCTTTCAGCCGGCCTATGGCGGTGCTCCGGGCGCCTATGTTCCGCCCGCATACGGTACTCCCGGTTCCTATGCCGCCGAACCGCGCCTTGCGCCGCCGCCGGCCGCGCCGCCGGCGCTGGTCCGCGCCCCCGAAGCGCCGCAGGCTCCTTCGGCCGCCAATGCCTTGGTCGCCACCAACGACCCGAATGCGCGGCTCCTCACCGACGCCGAGGTCTCGGGGCGCGTGCTCGAGCTGATCGCGAAGTTGCCTTCGGTCCAGGATTTCGACGGCCAGGCCGTTCCGCCGGCGAAGGCCATCCAGGTGTTCTTCGATCCACGCTGCCCGTACTGCCACAAGGCCTATGACGCATTGGCGGGGAAGCTACCGGTCAACTGGATACCGGTGGCGGCCCTCGGAGATGTGGCCGATGGCAATGCGCGCGCCCGGTCGATCCTGCAGGCGCCAGATCGCAGGTTGGCACTCAAGAAGTCCTTCGGCGGCGACGCCCTCCCTGCCGCCGGGCCGTCGCCCGAACTTGATGCGCAGCTCGGGGGCTCTTTTGAGGCCTTCGCGCAGATCACGCAGATGCTGAAATCGGCCGGGAGCCCCCAGCTGGGCGTTCCCACGTTTCTGGTGCCGCGGCCGGATGGGCAGGTCACGATCTACGTCGGCTACGACCCGGACATTCTCGCCAAGCTCACCCGCATCTATCGGGGGTGA
- a CDS encoding MucR family transcriptional regulator, whose product MIDTSTSLKRRKDQADLNDVVLRLKAWWRGQTSLTREETMAIVEFQLFSTDEDNVRDLVPAHAGQPQFPDLSNGSAQQPEPPEALEGSLAGASVDERIRKTVYKDRLYCLECGKPFKILRRHLRQSHNMSPIDYVNRWGLPYDYPMVAEDHHNARQEQMFNTIKKRGSPLGMRPAAGSEEAGAIKTEKKPRGRAGGRKSDD is encoded by the coding sequence ATGATCGACACCTCGACTTCCTTGAAAAGAAGGAAGGACCAGGCGGACCTGAATGACGTGGTGCTGAGGTTGAAGGCCTGGTGGCGGGGCCAAACCTCCCTCACACGGGAGGAGACGATGGCTATCGTCGAATTCCAGCTGTTCAGCACCGATGAGGACAATGTCAGGGATCTGGTTCCGGCCCATGCCGGTCAGCCGCAGTTCCCGGACCTGTCCAACGGGTCGGCGCAGCAGCCGGAGCCACCCGAAGCTCTCGAAGGGTCCTTGGCCGGAGCATCCGTTGACGAACGGATTCGCAAAACCGTCTACAAGGACAGACTTTACTGCCTCGAGTGCGGGAAGCCGTTCAAGATCCTGCGGCGCCACCTGCGCCAATCGCACAATATGTCCCCGATCGACTACGTGAACCGCTGGGGCCTTCCTTACGATTACCCCATGGTGGCGGAGGATCATCATAACGCTCGGCAGGAGCAGATGTTCAACACCATCAAGAAGCGGGGTTCGCCGCTGGGCATGCGTCCCGCGGCTGGCTCGGAAGAGGCGGGGGCCATCAAGACCGAGAAGAAGCCGCGTGGCAGAGCCGGCGGCCGCAAGAGCGACGATTGA
- a CDS encoding MucR family transcriptional regulator yields MPTSNSELTVLTYAKDIVCAFLQKNPLNASDLPGFVEAVHTALKKADLPQGRQGPTPAVPIDKSVFPDHIVCLETGRKFLTLTKHLTAMGMTPADYRAKWGLPASYPMNAPSFSASRADKARAAATRARSRQESNEAAPAAAAGGAPE; encoded by the coding sequence ATGCCAACGTCCAACTCCGAACTGACGGTCCTCACCTATGCGAAGGATATCGTCTGTGCCTTCCTGCAGAAGAACCCGCTCAATGCGAGCGATCTGCCGGGATTCGTTGAAGCCGTCCACACGGCTTTGAAGAAGGCGGACCTTCCCCAGGGGCGGCAGGGGCCAACTCCCGCCGTCCCCATCGACAAGTCGGTCTTTCCTGACCACATCGTCTGCCTCGAGACGGGCCGCAAATTCCTCACGTTGACCAAGCACCTCACGGCGATGGGCATGACCCCGGCCGACTACCGGGCAAAGTGGGGCCTGCCAGCGTCCTATCCTATGAACGCTCCGAGCTTTTCCGCCTCGCGAGCCGACAAGGCCAGGGCGGCCGCTACCAGGGCGCGCAGCCGGCAGGAGTCCAACGAGGCTGCTCCTGCTGCCGCCGCCGGCGGCGCTCCGGAATAG
- a CDS encoding DUF5320 domain-containing protein, producing the protein MGVPPAAAGPASEVGSKPGQPGFSYRAPPPSAAYVAPMPEADPRDTRIDELFQRVKDLEERLEVIEQKAAAPKALK; encoded by the coding sequence ATGGGCGTGCCGCCGGCGGCCGCGGGACCCGCGTCCGAGGTCGGTTCAAAGCCCGGTCAGCCGGGCTTCTCATATCGAGCGCCGCCGCCCAGCGCCGCCTATGTGGCGCCGATGCCCGAGGCCGATCCGAGGGACACCCGGATCGACGAGCTGTTTCAGCGGGTCAAAGACCTGGAGGAACGCTTGGAGGTGATCGAGCAGAAAGCAGCGGCGCCCAAGGCGCTCAAATAA
- a CDS encoding M23 family metallopeptidase, which produces MRAISAIIALAGAVSIIGVAEAATCLVHRTNSGGGEKIVSPYGVDRTGRASAGWHQGLDITNSAGMGDPILSGTNGTVSFSYQARGAGNYATVTSGDMRFLYMHMRRVLTELNGKNVSAGQQIGEMGCSGLANCPVHLHLGAMMRGDALQASGAAGRVWREGAGKSGTPLTADQIKSAMPTAWYLVNPEPFLDHQIPFDGSGGQPAVYGPQMGGWRSQTLPRTCSPDQTTFENPRLASTTGTGSSDAALDSQSTNRSGSEGFAATMAGQERRGVVVELAKQTTAELAQTAQSSALAYQAQMDSAMAHLLVEEVDGATR; this is translated from the coding sequence ATGCGAGCAATTTCGGCCATCATAGCGCTTGCCGGCGCGGTCTCAATCATCGGCGTCGCCGAAGCTGCGACCTGTCTCGTCCACCGCACCAATTCGGGCGGTGGAGAGAAGATCGTCTCACCCTACGGGGTGGACCGTACTGGACGAGCCTCCGCCGGTTGGCATCAGGGCCTCGACATCACGAACAGTGCAGGCATGGGCGATCCCATCCTGTCGGGGACCAACGGCACGGTCTCTTTCAGCTACCAGGCCCGCGGCGCCGGCAACTATGCGACCGTCACGTCAGGCGACATGCGATTTCTCTACATGCACATGCGCCGTGTCCTGACCGAGCTGAACGGCAAGAACGTGTCGGCAGGCCAGCAGATCGGCGAGATGGGATGTTCGGGACTCGCGAACTGTCCGGTTCATCTCCACCTGGGCGCGATGATGCGAGGCGATGCGTTGCAGGCGAGCGGCGCTGCAGGGCGTGTCTGGCGCGAAGGGGCCGGTAAATCTGGCACGCCTTTGACGGCGGACCAGATCAAGAGCGCGATGCCCACCGCGTGGTACCTCGTGAACCCCGAGCCGTTCCTCGACCACCAGATCCCGTTTGACGGCTCAGGCGGCCAGCCGGCTGTCTATGGGCCCCAGATGGGCGGGTGGCGCAGCCAGACCCTCCCCCGAACCTGCTCGCCTGACCAAACGACCTTCGAGAACCCTCGTCTTGCCAGCACCACGGGCACTGGCTCATCCGACGCGGCCCTGGATAGCCAGTCCACCAACAGATCGGGAAGCGAGGGCTTCGCTGCAACCATGGCCGGCCAGGAGCGACGCGGCGTCGTCGTGGAGCTTGCGAAGCAGACCACTGCTGAGCTCGCGCAGACGGCTCAGTCCTCAGCGCTGGCCTACCAGGCCCAAATGGACAGCGCGATGGCGCATTTGCTGGTGGAGGAGGTGGATGGGGCGACACGGTAG
- a CDS encoding ParA family protein, giving the protein MAVIVFANSKGGAGKSTTALVVASTLAEQGLRVCILDCDPNRPLSAWKALAKTKTNLVVMDDVTEENLFKVIKEVADPRAGGYDHVIVDLEGTASLLVSRAISRANLVIIPMQASPLDTDQAARATNLIVQEEEHLERPIPYVVAFTRTSTAIATRIERTVRRELQDARIPVLDTHLNDRAAFKQQFLDGLTIYELDSEHVSNLAAAQKNARLFTAEVMTALTGEKFDAEAVMEEVA; this is encoded by the coding sequence ATGGCCGTGATCGTCTTCGCCAACTCAAAGGGCGGCGCCGGGAAATCGACGACCGCGCTGGTCGTCGCCTCAACCCTGGCCGAACAGGGCCTGCGGGTTTGCATCCTCGACTGTGACCCCAACCGCCCGCTGTCGGCGTGGAAGGCGCTCGCCAAGACCAAAACGAACCTGGTCGTCATGGACGACGTGACGGAAGAGAACCTGTTCAAAGTCATCAAGGAGGTCGCGGACCCGAGAGCAGGGGGCTACGACCACGTCATCGTGGATCTTGAGGGAACGGCATCGCTTCTGGTCTCGCGTGCAATCTCTCGCGCCAACCTGGTCATCATCCCCATGCAGGCGTCGCCGCTGGACACAGATCAGGCGGCCCGGGCGACGAACCTGATCGTGCAAGAAGAAGAGCACCTGGAGCGTCCCATCCCCTATGTCGTCGCGTTCACCCGGACATCCACGGCGATCGCGACCCGGATCGAACGGACCGTCCGGCGGGAACTGCAGGACGCACGCATCCCCGTGCTCGACACACATCTGAATGACCGAGCGGCCTTCAAGCAGCAGTTCCTGGACGGCCTGACGATCTATGAGCTCGATTCCGAGCACGTGAGCAATCTCGCCGCGGCTCAGAAGAACGCACGGCTCTTCACCGCCGAAGTCATGACGGCGCTGACGGGAGAAAAGTTCGACGCCGAGGCTGTTATGGAAGAGGTCGCATGA
- the topA gene encoding type I DNA topoisomerase, with translation MRLLIVESPNKTKKIQQFLGDGWTVAASFGHIRDLPVDAVGVSAPDYRPSYIVPPKSKDHVQRLRQLAERATEVFLATDPDREGEAISWHIQQALKLKAPKRVTFTEITEKAVTAAVRSPRTIDDDLVRAQEARRVLDRLVGYEVSPILTRAVGTGASAGRVQSPAVRLVVDREEQIEKFRETKHFGARVVFDGGAWNAEWDTKPFLKAGEEYLLDKGRAALAAGCRDFKVISSEKKPVQRQPPAPFTTSTLLQAASARLGFKPEYTQGLAQKLFEGGHITYHRTDSQNLSDEAIAEIRALAADRDWPLPASPRRWGSREGAQEAHEAIRPTHWENEAAGDDADQQRLYALIWQRAAACQLAAAEYFATTNVLDAENGPDTYRFTARGRVLKAPGFLVLTMKDGDEEEDDGDKGGEGSGGAVPILQPGTRKTADSGEVLAKATKPPARYTQATLIKELEKEGIGRPSTYASILATIITKRQYVAEQKKYLVPTPLGRMVVSALKGKFSFVELAFTRDAEEQLDQIAQGKAQYQPVIAGMHARLHQEMGAMGYDPNAPFPPPKSRPPSLGKSPRPLDCPSRKTPWPVRHC, from the coding sequence ATGCGACTGCTCATTGTCGAAAGTCCGAATAAAACCAAGAAGATACAGCAGTTCCTCGGGGACGGTTGGACGGTGGCCGCGAGCTTCGGCCATATTCGTGACCTGCCTGTGGACGCGGTGGGCGTGAGCGCGCCCGATTATCGGCCCAGCTACATTGTCCCCCCGAAGAGCAAGGATCACGTCCAGCGCCTGCGGCAGCTGGCGGAAAGGGCGACCGAAGTCTTCCTTGCTACCGACCCGGACCGCGAAGGCGAGGCCATCTCCTGGCACATTCAGCAGGCGTTGAAGCTCAAGGCGCCCAAGCGGGTCACGTTCACAGAGATCACGGAGAAGGCCGTCACCGCGGCCGTTCGCTCCCCCCGCACCATCGACGATGACCTAGTGCGCGCCCAGGAGGCGCGACGGGTTCTTGATCGCCTCGTCGGATATGAGGTCTCTCCCATCCTCACCCGGGCCGTGGGGACCGGAGCAAGCGCTGGCCGAGTCCAGAGCCCTGCCGTTCGCCTGGTAGTGGACCGCGAAGAGCAGATCGAGAAGTTCCGCGAGACCAAGCATTTCGGCGCCCGCGTCGTGTTCGACGGCGGCGCGTGGAACGCCGAATGGGACACCAAGCCCTTTCTGAAGGCCGGCGAGGAATATCTTCTCGACAAGGGCCGAGCCGCCCTGGCGGCAGGTTGCCGGGATTTCAAGGTCATCAGCAGCGAGAAGAAGCCAGTCCAGCGCCAGCCGCCGGCGCCGTTCACCACATCGACCCTCCTGCAGGCCGCCTCGGCCAGGCTGGGGTTTAAGCCGGAATATACCCAGGGCCTTGCCCAGAAGCTCTTCGAGGGCGGGCACATCACCTATCATCGGACCGACAGCCAGAACCTGTCCGACGAGGCGATCGCCGAGATCCGCGCGCTCGCTGCCGACCGCGACTGGCCGCTGCCTGCTTCACCGCGCAGATGGGGATCGCGCGAGGGCGCGCAGGAGGCCCACGAGGCTATTCGGCCGACGCATTGGGAGAACGAAGCCGCCGGCGACGATGCCGACCAGCAGCGCCTCTACGCCCTTATCTGGCAGCGCGCGGCGGCGTGCCAACTCGCAGCGGCGGAGTATTTCGCGACGACGAACGTGCTCGATGCGGAGAACGGACCCGACACGTATCGATTCACGGCGCGCGGACGCGTGCTCAAGGCGCCGGGCTTCCTCGTGCTCACCATGAAGGATGGCGACGAGGAAGAGGACGACGGCGACAAGGGCGGGGAGGGGAGCGGGGGTGCCGTGCCCATCCTGCAGCCCGGCACCAGGAAGACAGCAGACAGCGGCGAAGTTCTCGCCAAGGCGACCAAGCCGCCGGCCCGGTACACCCAGGCAACGCTCATCAAGGAGCTCGAGAAGGAAGGCATCGGCCGGCCGTCCACCTACGCCTCGATCCTGGCCACGATCATCACCAAGCGGCAGTACGTCGCCGAGCAGAAGAAATACCTCGTGCCAACCCCTCTGGGGCGCATGGTGGTGAGCGCTCTCAAGGGCAAGTTCTCATTCGTCGAGCTCGCCTTCACCCGCGACGCGGAGGAGCAGCTCGACCAGATCGCCCAGGGCAAGGCCCAATACCAGCCCGTGATCGCCGGCATGCACGCACGCCTGCACCAGGAAATGGGCGCCATGGGTTACGACCCCAACGCACCGTTCCCCCCTCCGAAAAGCAGGCCTCCTTCGCTCGGAAAATCGCCGAGACCGTTGGACTGCCCCTCTCGGAAGACGCCCTGGCCAGTGCGGCACTGCTGA
- a CDS encoding helix-turn-helix domain-containing protein has product MLSSHNRPLALQPDDPSAGLTAQELRARAREVHQRLRPVQTPRVRPRAAVPVARPLPELIVRGMQNDAALAAIEMLAARKIPGPLYIWGGRGLGKTTIAQASAAICPAAKVIDDADRWHEIAACALIDRGPLILTGPRPPGQLEQGELGTLLTHALVVELRPFDRDFALALATNMITAQQLHTPSLQVPPAVLDTVVNVPDLDGHKLAGLLKGLAFAAARGEELTPATVERLRNDLIDPHAVDSRITIRLIQRVVAEHFGITTSVLISHRRHKTIVEPRQIAVALCKRMTPRSMPEIGRMFLRDHTTILHAIRKLDGLEVSSPEMRRLLALLAQKVRRQADADAMARYASEDA; this is encoded by the coding sequence ATGCTCTCATCCCACAACCGACCGCTCGCTCTGCAGCCGGATGATCCATCCGCAGGCCTGACTGCCCAGGAATTGCGGGCGCGTGCCCGTGAAGTGCATCAGCGCCTCCGCCCGGTGCAAACGCCTCGCGTCCGCCCGAGGGCGGCGGTCCCGGTTGCCCGCCCCCTTCCGGAGCTGATCGTGCGGGGCATGCAGAACGACGCAGCCCTAGCGGCGATCGAAATGCTGGCGGCGCGCAAGATCCCGGGGCCCTTGTACATCTGGGGCGGGCGCGGTCTCGGCAAGACCACGATCGCCCAGGCCTCGGCGGCGATCTGCCCCGCGGCCAAGGTCATTGACGATGCGGATCGATGGCACGAGATCGCTGCATGCGCATTGATCGATCGGGGTCCGCTCATCCTGACCGGACCGAGGCCGCCGGGGCAGCTCGAGCAAGGCGAGCTGGGCACGTTGCTGACCCACGCCCTGGTGGTGGAGCTCCGCCCGTTCGATCGGGACTTCGCCCTGGCGCTCGCCACCAACATGATTACCGCCCAGCAGTTGCACACCCCCAGCCTTCAGGTTCCGCCCGCGGTGCTCGATACCGTGGTGAATGTCCCCGACCTTGATGGCCACAAGCTGGCTGGGCTGCTCAAGGGTCTCGCCTTTGCCGCGGCGCGCGGAGAAGAGCTGACGCCGGCCACTGTGGAGCGCCTGCGCAACGACCTCATCGACCCGCACGCTGTCGACTCGCGCATCACGATCCGTCTGATCCAGCGCGTCGTGGCGGAGCATTTCGGCATCACAACCAGCGTCCTCATATCCCATCGTCGGCACAAGACCATCGTTGAGCCGCGACAGATCGCCGTGGCGCTCTGCAAGCGCATGACGCCCCGGTCCATGCCGGAGATCGGTCGCATGTTTTTGCGCGACCACACCACCATCCTGCACGCAATCCGCAAGCTCGATGGCCTCGAGGTCAGCTCGCCGGAGATGCGCAGGCTGCTGGCCCTTCTGGCCCAGAAGGTGCGCCGTCAGGCCGATGCCGACGCCATGGCCCGCTACGCAAGCGAGGACGCATGA
- a CDS encoding DNA cytosine methyltransferase, translating into MTMQMDLVREIRVGYMACGSGFGAHGFRKGDARVGNLRAKFRNIGGIDNDPAAIRDFERFAGVKGTLLDLMSLEQYRDFHGHEPPPGWQEITIADVHRAMGYERPHIWFTSSPCKGFSGLLSERLSLSPKYQALNGLALRSIWLALEAYKDDPAEFFLFENVPRIATRGRGLIDQIIALLEAYDYAVAETVYDCGELGGLAQTRKRYLLAARHRKKVPPYLYQPSKRRLRGVGEVLDLLPLPGDERAGPMHRMPALQWKTWVRLAFVEAGSDWRSLNRLRVENGHLADFGIFPDRSWRDGTLGVLPWDASSGTVTAQAEATTGRFSVADPRTSSSWEGAGFLGVKEWDNPSVAISGNGRPGAGAFSIADPRVNGHAKSVQLGVRRWEDPAPVVKGDVSVGTGPYAICDPRIPGPPRFNNVFRIVPWNSTAPAVAGPGGPAGVLAVADPRTGGTEATHTNKFSVGGWDEPASAVIGTNRGPGSGAGCVADPRAAAGFGGGGKYRVTHYEEPAGSVIGASTTGQGAFAVADPRPTGLQSETRSAHSYNSQGHYGVMGWADTSVAVPGYAKYDRGKWSVADPRTPLQDAGADECPAALPQPNDRLVAVIHAQDGTWHRPFTTLELAALQSLFDPEEWQSFEMDGKSDSAWRERIGNAVPPAAAQTLAGVFGRTLLLAWSGETFLLSSDPIWVQPLTIALSVDTPELAS; encoded by the coding sequence ATGACCATGCAGATGGATCTCGTGAGAGAAATCCGCGTCGGCTACATGGCCTGCGGCTCGGGCTTCGGTGCCCATGGCTTCCGGAAGGGCGATGCCCGGGTGGGAAACCTGCGGGCGAAATTCCGCAACATCGGCGGAATCGACAATGACCCGGCGGCGATCCGCGATTTCGAGCGCTTCGCCGGCGTTAAGGGCACGCTGCTCGACCTCATGTCCCTCGAGCAGTACCGGGATTTTCACGGCCACGAACCGCCCCCGGGCTGGCAAGAGATCACGATCGCCGACGTGCATCGCGCCATGGGCTACGAGCGGCCCCACATCTGGTTCACGTCGTCGCCCTGCAAGGGGTTCTCCGGCCTCCTTTCGGAGCGCCTGTCCCTGTCGCCGAAGTACCAGGCCCTCAACGGGCTGGCGCTGCGCTCCATCTGGCTGGCGCTGGAGGCCTACAAGGACGATCCGGCGGAATTCTTCTTGTTCGAGAACGTGCCCCGCATCGCGACGCGCGGGCGCGGCCTGATCGACCAGATCATTGCCCTGCTCGAGGCCTACGACTACGCCGTCGCCGAGACGGTCTACGACTGCGGCGAGCTCGGGGGCCTGGCCCAGACCCGCAAGCGCTACCTGCTGGCGGCACGCCACCGCAAGAAGGTCCCGCCCTATCTCTACCAGCCCTCGAAGCGCCGTCTGCGCGGTGTGGGCGAGGTGCTGGATCTTCTGCCCCTGCCCGGTGATGAGCGGGCCGGCCCCATGCACCGCATGCCGGCCCTGCAATGGAAGACATGGGTTCGCCTTGCCTTCGTCGAGGCTGGCTCCGACTGGCGCTCGCTCAATCGGCTTCGCGTCGAGAACGGCCACCTCGCCGACTTCGGCATCTTCCCCGATCGGAGCTGGCGCGATGGCACGCTCGGCGTGCTCCCGTGGGACGCCAGCAGCGGCACGGTCACGGCGCAGGCCGAGGCCACCACCGGCCGGTTTTCGGTGGCGGACCCGCGCACCAGCAGCAGCTGGGAAGGGGCGGGTTTCCTCGGCGTGAAGGAATGGGACAATCCCTCGGTCGCGATCAGCGGCAACGGCCGGCCCGGCGCCGGTGCATTCAGCATCGCCGACCCGCGCGTGAATGGGCATGCGAAGTCCGTTCAGCTCGGCGTGCGCCGGTGGGAAGATCCCGCGCCGGTCGTGAAGGGCGACGTGTCGGTGGGCACCGGACCCTATGCGATCTGCGACCCGCGCATCCCCGGTCCGCCGCGCTTCAACAACGTGTTCCGCATCGTGCCCTGGAACAGCACCGCGCCGGCGGTGGCCGGGCCGGGCGGCCCTGCAGGCGTCCTCGCCGTCGCCGATCCCCGCACCGGCGGCACCGAGGCGACCCACACCAACAAATTCTCGGTGGGTGGCTGGGACGAGCCCGCATCCGCCGTGATCGGGACCAACCGCGGCCCGGGATCAGGGGCGGGGTGTGTCGCCGATCCGCGCGCCGCCGCCGGCTTCGGCGGTGGCGGCAAGTATCGCGTGACCCATTACGAGGAGCCCGCCGGCAGCGTCATCGGTGCCAGCACCACGGGGCAGGGGGCTTTCGCCGTGGCCGACCCCCGGCCCACCGGCCTGCAGAGCGAGACCCGGAGCGCGCACAGCTACAACAGCCAGGGCCATTACGGGGTCATGGGCTGGGCTGACACCAGCGTCGCCGTGCCGGGCTACGCCAAGTATGACCGAGGCAAATGGTCCGTTGCGGACCCGCGCACGCCCCTGCAGGACGCAGGCGCTGACGAATGCCCCGCTGCCCTGCCTCAGCCCAATGATCGCCTGGTGGCGGTCATCCACGCTCAGGATGGCACCTGGCACAGGCCCTTCACTACCCTCGAGCTCGCCGCCCTGCAGTCCCTCTTCGATCCGGAGGAGTGGCAGAGCTTCGAGATGGACGGCAAGTCCGACAGCGCTTGGCGCGAGCGGATTGGCAATGCCGTGCCGCCGGCGGCGGCGCAGACCCTCGCCGGCGTCTTCGGCCGGACCCTGCTCCTCGCCTGGAGCGGGGAAACCTTCCTGCTGTCGAGCGACCCGATCTGGGTCCAGCCCCTGACGATCGCCCTTTCCGTGGACACTCCGGAGCTTGCGTCATGA
- a CDS encoding DUF5131 family protein codes for MGEITSISWTDATWNPWTGCQKVSPGCDGCYAEHLMERRFGRVEWGPHGERRQAAKRSFRLPYRLDRKAAKRGERPFVFPLSLGDIFDNRAPEPLRRAVFDVMRATPNLLYLALTKRPGNIIPMAEAAGGLPPNVALGTSCEDQVRFDQRMPQLVEAQGALGSAFLFVSIEPFLSEIDASRHIDQLQWIITGGPTDQGPYKAPPLNPRWAVQLRDQAAAAGVAFHHKQNGEWLPAEDAKRLGVKGSETVHPWKWGPAMVRVGRRQAGRLLEGRIYDARPEAARLAA; via the coding sequence ATGGGCGAGATCACTTCCATCAGCTGGACGGATGCCACCTGGAACCCCTGGACGGGCTGCCAGAAGGTCTCCCCGGGCTGCGACGGCTGCTATGCGGAACACCTCATGGAACGGCGTTTCGGCCGGGTCGAATGGGGACCTCATGGAGAACGGCGCCAGGCCGCGAAACGCTCCTTCCGGCTGCCGTATCGGCTTGACCGGAAAGCGGCCAAACGCGGTGAGCGTCCGTTCGTCTTCCCCCTCTCCCTGGGCGACATCTTCGACAATCGCGCGCCGGAGCCGCTGCGGCGCGCCGTGTTCGACGTGATGCGGGCGACCCCCAACCTCCTCTACCTCGCGCTCACCAAGCGCCCGGGCAACATCATCCCCATGGCCGAGGCCGCCGGCGGCCTGCCGCCGAACGTGGCGCTGGGCACGAGCTGCGAGGACCAGGTTCGCTTCGATCAGCGCATGCCCCAGCTCGTCGAGGCCCAGGGCGCCCTGGGATCGGCCTTCCTTTTCGTCTCGATCGAGCCGTTCCTCAGCGAGATCGACGCGTCCCGCCATATCGATCAGCTGCAGTGGATCATCACCGGCGGGCCGACCGATCAGGGACCCTACAAGGCTCCGCCCCTCAACCCGCGCTGGGCCGTCCAGCTGCGCGACCAGGCGGCTGCGGCGGGCGTCGCCTTCCACCACAAGCAGAATGGCGAATGGCTCCCGGCCGAGGATGCGAAACGGCTGGGCGTGAAGGGCAGTGAGACAGTGCATCCCTGGAAGTGGGGTCCTGCCATGGTCCGTGTCGGCCGCCGCCAGGCGGGACGGCTCCTTGAGGGACGTATCTACGACGCGCGCCCCGAAGCCGCGAGGCTCGCCGCATGA